From one Peredibacter starrii genomic stretch:
- the yajC gene encoding preprotein translocase subunit YajC, translating to MFDLLISSAHAQTAAAPQQSPFISFIPFVLIFLVMYFLMIRPQKKRMQEEQNFINKLAHGDEVYTKSGILGKVTGITEKVVTLELDGGAKMKVLKSHVGGSAASLLTEAKK from the coding sequence ATGTTTGATTTATTGATTTCATCTGCTCACGCTCAAACAGCAGCAGCTCCTCAACAGTCACCGTTCATTTCATTCATTCCATTCGTACTAATTTTCTTAGTTATGTACTTCCTGATGATCCGTCCTCAGAAGAAACGTATGCAAGAAGAGCAAAATTTCATCAACAAACTCGCTCACGGTGATGAAGTTTATACAAAATCAGGTATCCTTGGAAAAGTAACAGGTATCACTGAGAAAGTTGTAACTCTTGAGCTAGATGGCGGCGCTAAAATGAAGGTTCTTAAATCTCATGTTGGTGGTTCTGCTGCATCTCTTCTAACAGAAGCTAAGAAGTAA
- the tgt gene encoding tRNA guanosine(34) transglycosylase Tgt → MSFFQLEATSGEARAGRIYTSHGVIETPIFMPVGTRASVKTLWQEDLERMNAQIILGNTYHLFLRPGHELVEKMGGLHKFMSWDRPILTDSGGYQVFSLSDINKLTEEGVTFQSHIDGMRHLITPEKSMQIQRALGSDIVMAFDECPKLPATKETLRTSMELTHRWAKRCKTVELKEHQHLFGIIQGGLHYDLRMESMEGLKELNFDGYALGGLSVGEKNEEMVEFCKKFVPAMPKEKPRYLMGVGKPLDVLNGIKAGLDMFDCVLPTRNARNGQFLTTHGPLNIKKARFLEDQLPPDPECSCQVCTRYSRTYIRHLFNVGEYLAGQLISYHNIHFYLQMVKGAREAIFRGEFDDYYKTFYNNYTTNRWE, encoded by the coding sequence ATGTCTTTTTTCCAGTTAGAGGCCACATCCGGCGAAGCCCGGGCCGGCCGCATTTATACTTCCCATGGTGTAATTGAAACTCCGATTTTCATGCCGGTGGGAACTCGCGCGTCTGTTAAAACTCTGTGGCAGGAAGATCTTGAGCGTATGAATGCTCAGATCATCTTAGGTAACACGTATCACTTGTTCCTTCGCCCAGGGCACGAGCTCGTGGAAAAAATGGGAGGCCTTCACAAGTTTATGAGTTGGGATCGTCCCATTCTCACAGACTCTGGTGGATATCAGGTTTTCTCACTTTCAGACATTAACAAGCTCACTGAAGAAGGTGTGACGTTTCAATCTCACATTGATGGGATGAGACACCTCATTACTCCAGAAAAATCCATGCAGATTCAGCGTGCCCTTGGCTCTGATATCGTGATGGCATTTGATGAGTGTCCGAAACTTCCGGCCACAAAAGAAACTCTTCGCACATCGATGGAACTCACTCATCGTTGGGCAAAACGCTGCAAAACTGTAGAGCTCAAAGAACATCAGCACCTGTTTGGAATTATCCAGGGTGGTCTTCATTATGATCTTCGCATGGAGAGCATGGAAGGATTAAAAGAGCTTAACTTTGATGGCTACGCTCTTGGTGGTCTTTCAGTTGGTGAAAAAAACGAAGAGATGGTCGAGTTCTGCAAAAAATTCGTTCCTGCCATGCCGAAAGAAAAGCCACGCTACCTCATGGGAGTAGGAAAACCTCTCGACGTGTTAAACGGAATTAAGGCCGGTCTTGATATGTTTGACTGCGTGCTTCCTACGAGAAATGCCCGTAACGGTCAGTTCCTCACGACTCATGGACCACTCAACATTAAGAAAGCTAGATTTTTAGAAGATCAACTTCCACCAGATCCGGAATGTTCGTGCCAGGTGTGCACGCGCTACTCGAGAACATACATCCGCCATCTGTTTAATGTTGGAGAATATCTCGCGGGCCAGCTCATTAGTTATCATAATATTCACTTCTACCTTCAGATGGTGAAGGGCGCCAGAGAGGCGATTTTTAGAGGAGAATTTGACGATTATTACAAGACATTTTATAACAACTACACAACGAATCGTTGGGAATAA
- a CDS encoding Sec-independent protein translocase subunit TatA/TatB — translation MFGLGFGELVLIFLIALIFIGPKKLPELAKGLGKGIREFQNAAKGFSDQLQDDSDSTHKKVADATQHPTEKVEAPTEEKKETPHS, via the coding sequence ATGTTCGGTTTAGGATTTGGCGAATTAGTCCTCATCTTTTTAATTGCCCTGATTTTCATCGGACCAAAAAAACTTCCTGAGCTTGCAAAAGGTCTTGGAAAAGGAATCCGTGAATTTCAAAATGCAGCGAAAGGTTTCAGTGACCAATTGCAAGATGACTCAGATTCTACTCACAAGAAGGTCGCTGACGCTACTCAGCACCCCACTGAGAAAGTAGAAGCCCCGACCGAAGAAAAGAAAGAAACTCCTCATTCTTAA
- the secD gene encoding protein translocase subunit SecD: MAKGWWFRFSFLAALVIGALMAVTPTFLNLKDDSSFPVKSKINLGLDLQGGLYMVLGIDFNKVYRDEVTGYARKTIATLKDIGIEATLGTLNTSDAKDPKHSIVIAKESDLEAARAKLKEFYAYPLRLTAEEGTTLTYGLGREFTKEIEDTALSKSIEVIRNRIDEFGVTEPEIVSQGSDRIVVQLPGVKDINRAKDLIGKTAKLEFKFVNDNIAPTALNEWLEKVKKAGIEYKKGERFSDYVRQINDTLRADLPAGNEIAFAKTVNKVTNDITNLEPYLVESTASLTGEELQEAVVRIDQQQNRPYVGLEFKPNGAKIFENITGANIGKRLAIVLDGNVYSAPVVQGRIAGGSAQITLGAGDYNATMTEARDLALVLRAGALPVELVFEEQRVVGPSLGADAIDKAQVAAAIGSLLVLAFMCFYYKLSGLIATVTIVLNVLFTIAILIGVGATLSLPGIAGIALTVGMAVDGNILIYERIREELAIGLTPFEAVRVGFEKAFWAIADANITTALAGICLLNFGTGPVRGFAVTLLIGICTTVYTSYFVSKVLFEMYVGNGERKKLSI, from the coding sequence ATGGCCAAGGGATGGTGGTTCAGATTTAGTTTTTTAGCGGCGTTAGTGATTGGTGCCTTAATGGCAGTAACTCCTACGTTCCTAAACCTTAAAGACGATAGTTCGTTTCCGGTAAAAAGTAAGATCAACCTAGGATTGGATCTTCAAGGCGGACTATACATGGTTCTTGGTATCGACTTTAACAAAGTCTACCGTGACGAAGTAACAGGTTACGCTCGTAAAACGATCGCAACGTTGAAAGACATTGGTATCGAAGCGACGCTTGGAACCCTTAATACTTCGGATGCAAAAGATCCAAAGCACTCAATCGTAATCGCAAAAGAAAGCGATCTTGAAGCTGCTCGCGCAAAACTAAAAGAGTTTTATGCTTATCCACTTCGTTTGACTGCTGAAGAAGGCACGACTCTGACTTATGGTCTTGGCCGTGAGTTCACTAAGGAAATCGAAGATACAGCTCTTTCTAAATCAATCGAAGTTATCCGTAACCGTATTGATGAATTCGGTGTAACAGAGCCAGAAATCGTTTCTCAAGGTTCTGATCGTATCGTGGTTCAACTTCCAGGCGTTAAAGACATCAACCGCGCTAAAGACCTAATTGGTAAAACAGCAAAGCTTGAGTTCAAATTCGTTAACGACAACATTGCTCCAACTGCACTTAATGAATGGCTTGAGAAAGTTAAGAAGGCCGGTATCGAATATAAGAAAGGGGAGCGTTTCTCTGATTACGTTCGTCAAATCAACGATACGTTGAGAGCTGACCTTCCTGCTGGTAACGAAATCGCTTTCGCAAAAACAGTTAACAAAGTAACTAACGATATCACTAACCTTGAGCCATACCTTGTTGAATCAACTGCAAGCTTAACTGGTGAAGAACTTCAAGAAGCTGTGGTTCGTATTGATCAACAGCAAAACCGTCCATACGTTGGACTAGAGTTTAAACCAAATGGTGCCAAAATTTTCGAAAACATCACAGGTGCTAACATTGGTAAGCGTCTTGCGATCGTACTAGATGGTAACGTTTACTCAGCTCCGGTTGTACAAGGCCGTATCGCTGGTGGTTCTGCTCAGATTACTCTGGGTGCTGGTGACTATAACGCTACAATGACTGAAGCTCGTGACCTTGCTCTGGTTCTTCGTGCTGGTGCTCTTCCTGTTGAACTTGTGTTTGAAGAGCAACGTGTCGTTGGTCCTTCACTAGGTGCTGATGCGATTGATAAAGCTCAAGTCGCTGCTGCCATCGGTTCATTACTGGTTCTTGCTTTCATGTGTTTCTACTACAAACTTTCTGGTCTTATCGCGACTGTTACAATCGTACTTAACGTTCTATTCACGATTGCGATCCTGATCGGTGTAGGTGCAACTCTATCTCTTCCAGGTATTGCTGGTATCGCCCTTACTGTAGGTATGGCGGTGGATGGTAACATTCTTATTTACGAGCGTATCCGTGAGGAGCTTGCCATTGGTTTAACTCCATTTGAGGCGGTTCGCGTAGGTTTCGAGAAGGCCTTCTGGGCGATTGCTGATGCTAACATCACAACTGCACTAGCTGGTATCTGTCTTCTGAACTTCGGTACTGGTCCAGTTCGT
- the queA gene encoding tRNA preQ1(34) S-adenosylmethionine ribosyltransferase-isomerase QueA, with protein sequence MTDFELSSYHFELPKELIADRPVPDRHSSKLLVYKEETGEIIHSTYSEITKFLPPHSTLVFNRSKVFPCRLIGNKPSGGEAEVFILSLLHDNDVYPAMIRAAGKRKVGDEFIFGNLKAHIVELRGGTFGVKFNLPHEALIKTLEEIGKIPIPPYIRGGESDEEDKRTYQTVYAAETGSVAAPTAGLHFSEELLQKIKNEGHEIATVTLHVGAGTFAPVKADNILDHKMHEEFFTIDKENLATIQKAKFRIAVGTTTLRTLESSWKNGNVQFDNPGSLNSTSIFLHPGKEVHSIDAMVTNFHLPESSLLMLVSALIGREKALEIYKIAIEKKYRFFSYGDGMLILRKGR encoded by the coding sequence ATGACTGATTTTGAGCTCTCGAGCTACCATTTTGAGCTACCTAAAGAACTGATTGCCGACCGTCCGGTGCCTGACCGCCACTCTTCAAAGCTCCTGGTCTACAAAGAGGAAACGGGCGAAATCATTCACTCAACTTACTCTGAAATCACTAAATTCCTGCCACCTCATTCGACCCTGGTTTTTAACCGCTCAAAGGTCTTTCCCTGTCGTCTGATTGGGAACAAACCTAGTGGTGGCGAGGCCGAGGTTTTTATCCTCTCACTTCTTCATGACAATGACGTTTATCCGGCCATGATTCGTGCTGCCGGTAAAAGAAAAGTAGGGGATGAGTTCATCTTCGGAAACTTGAAAGCTCATATCGTTGAACTTCGCGGAGGAACTTTCGGCGTGAAGTTTAATCTTCCTCATGAGGCCCTTATTAAGACTCTCGAGGAAATTGGGAAAATTCCTATTCCTCCTTATATTCGCGGTGGAGAGTCAGACGAAGAAGATAAACGCACTTATCAAACCGTGTACGCAGCTGAAACTGGTTCAGTAGCAGCTCCTACTGCGGGCCTGCATTTCTCGGAAGAACTACTTCAAAAAATTAAAAATGAAGGCCACGAAATTGCCACTGTGACTCTTCACGTGGGAGCAGGAACATTTGCTCCTGTGAAGGCCGACAATATTCTCGATCACAAGATGCACGAAGAGTTCTTCACGATCGATAAAGAGAACCTAGCGACCATTCAAAAGGCCAAATTCAGAATTGCGGTTGGAACCACCACACTCAGGACTCTTGAGAGTTCATGGAAAAATGGCAACGTGCAATTTGATAATCCAGGCAGTTTGAATTCCACTTCCATCTTCCTTCACCCTGGAAAAGAAGTTCATTCGATTGATGCCATGGTGACTAATTTCCATTTACCCGAATCATCTCTTTTGATGCTTGTGAGTGCTTTAATCGGTCGAGAAAAAGCCTTAGAGATTTACAAGATCGCCATTGAGAAGAAGTACCGCTTTTTCTCTTACGGAGATGGCATGCTCATTCTCAGAAAAGGTAGATAA
- a CDS encoding ParA family protein: MFSFFKANPAPTANQARIIALMNQKGGVGKTTMAFNLAHAFAHQGKKVLCIDMDPQANFSSLFDIPTSDDRKNIHHLLINSVKELKALHTSTFLNDVIIKTNENIDLIPSGQELSGFELTVAGINAPRQLILKKFIEKFELRSQYDVIIIDGPPTLGLLVVNILCATDGVLYPFVPDRFSEQGLKNIQQVVADIAEMEITSTPKNLGYIPNLFDTRRKQASTDLEHIRETLGEATMHEAFTNKVQFGKSLAQRKSVFHFKSNDFKDLQRQFVSMTEAVSKELN, encoded by the coding sequence ATGTTTTCTTTTTTTAAGGCAAATCCAGCCCCCACTGCAAACCAGGCACGTATCATCGCCCTGATGAACCAGAAAGGTGGAGTAGGGAAAACAACCATGGCCTTTAACCTGGCCCATGCTTTTGCCCATCAAGGAAAGAAGGTCCTGTGTATTGATATGGATCCTCAGGCGAACTTCAGTTCGCTATTTGATATTCCAACTTCAGATGACCGCAAGAACATCCATCATCTTCTGATTAATTCAGTGAAAGAGCTCAAAGCTCTCCACACGTCGACATTTCTAAATGACGTCATTATTAAGACTAATGAAAATATCGATCTTATTCCGTCTGGCCAGGAACTCTCTGGGTTTGAACTGACTGTGGCCGGCATCAATGCGCCTAGACAGTTGATTCTTAAAAAATTCATCGAGAAATTTGAACTTCGCTCTCAATACGATGTTATTATCATCGACGGTCCACCGACTCTGGGTCTGTTGGTGGTGAATATCCTGTGTGCTACTGATGGTGTTCTTTATCCTTTCGTTCCAGATCGTTTTTCTGAACAAGGTCTAAAAAACATTCAACAAGTAGTGGCGGATATCGCTGAAATGGAAATTACTTCGACTCCTAAGAACTTGGGCTATATTCCGAATCTCTTTGATACTCGTAGAAAACAGGCATCAACTGATCTCGAGCACATCAGAGAAACACTTGGGGAAGCGACAATGCACGAAGCTTTCACGAACAAAGTTCAATTCGGTAAATCATTAGCTCAAAGAAAGTCAGTGTTTCATTTCAAATCAAATGACTTTAAAGACCTGCAACGACAATTCGTCTCTATGACTGAGGCCGTAAGCAAGGAGCTTAACTAA